The following are encoded in a window of Naumovozyma castellii chromosome 8, complete genome genomic DNA:
- the NCAS0H00560 gene encoding aldo-keto reductase superfamily protein (ancestral locus Anc_7.468), which produces MTSVPKYYTFNNGNQIPSIALGTYDIPQSITAKIVYEALKAGYRHFDTAVLYGNEHQVGEGILQWIQEDPQQNKRSDVFYTTKLWNSQNGYHQAQTAIKECLAKVHGLQYIDMLLIHSPLEGRTKRLETWRAMQEAVESGLVKNIGVSNYGRQHVEELLQWERLTIKPVVNQIEISPWVMRSELADYCKSVGLVVEAFAPLTHGYKLHDADLVRVSKEVGRSTVQVLIRWSLQHGYLPLPKTKTVKRLEENLEAYNFQLTTEQMQLIDHPDAYEPTDWECTDAP; this is translated from the coding sequence ATGACTAGCGTACCCAAATATTACACTTTTAACAATGGGAATCAAATTCCTTCAATTGCCCTAGGAACATACGATATCCCACAATCAATCACTGCCAAAATAGTTTACGAAGCTCTAAAGGCAGGTTATAGACATTTCGACACAGCTGTCCTCTACGGGAACGAGCATCAAGTCGGAGAAGGAATCCTACAATGGATCCAAGAAGATCCACAACAAAACAAGAGATCTGATGTCTTTTACACTACAAAATTATGGAACTCACAAAACGGGTACCATCAAGCACAAACCGCCATCAAAGAGTGTCTTGCCAAAGTTCACGGTTTGCAATACATCGACATGTTACTGATTCATTCCCCACTTGAAGGCCGCACGAAAAGGTTAGAGACATGGAGAGCCATGCAGGAGGCTGTGGAGTCTGGGTTGGTGAAGAACATTGGCGTCTCCAATTATGGGAGGCAACATGTGGAGGAATTATTGCAATGGGAACGGTTGACCATTAAACCCGTCGTGAATCAGATAGAGATCTCGCCCTGGGTTATGAGATCCGAATTGGCTGATTATTGTAAGTCGGTAGGGCTGGTTGTCGAGGCGTTTGCTCCCTTGACTCATGGGTACAAGTTGCATGATGCGGACCTTGTACGGGTCAGTAAGGAAGTGGGGAGGTCCACGGTGCAGGTGTTGATTAGATGGTCTTTACAACATGGATATTTGCCATTGCCCAAGACCAAGACAGTTAAGAGACTGGAAGAGAATTTGGAAGCTTacaatttccaattgaCCACAGAGCAAATGCAACTGATCGATCATCCTGATGCTTATGAACCTACTGATTGGGAATGCACAGATGCTCCATAG
- the SFC1 gene encoding Sfc1p (ancestral locus Anc_7.467), which produces MPQKNPNDKKSSPLINLVAGGTAGLFEALCCHPLDTIKVRMQIAKRTEGMRPHGFITTGRNIYSHEGFLALYKGLGAVVIGIIPKMAIRFSSYEFYRNALTDKETRTITTGNTFLAGVGAGITEAVLVVNPMEVVKIRLQAQHLNDLIPQPAGVSAAGTAATVTKPKYANAIHAAYTIVKEEGAGALYRGVSLTAARQATNQGANFTVYSYLKDYLQKYHNRESLPSWETSCIGLISGAIGPFSNAPLDTIKTRLQKDKSISSNSAWKKIYIIGTQLIKEEGFRALYKGITPRVMRVAPGQAVTFTVYEFVRKHLETLNFFGGSGPSAKPKTLK; this is translated from the coding sequence ATGCCGCAAAAGAATCCAAATGACAAGAAATCTAGCCCTCTCATAAACTTGGTAGCTGGTGGTACCGCAGGCCTATTCGAAGCACTATGTTGTCACCCGCTGGACACCATCAAAGTGAGAATGCAGATCGCCAAGAGAACAGAGGGTATGAGACCTCATGGGTTCATCACCACGGGGAGAAACATCTACTCTCATGAGGGGTTCTTGGCACTTTATAAAGGTTTGGGAGCAGTCGTCATCGGGATCATCCCCAAAATGGCTATTAGATTCTCCTCTTATGAATTCTATAGAAATGCCTTGACTGATAAGGAGACAAGAACTATTACTACGGGGAACACTTTCTTGGCTGGGGTCGGCGCTGGTATTACTGAAGCTGTGTTGGTCGTTAATCCAATGGAGGTTGTCAAGATACGGTTACAAGCTCAACatttaaatgatttgattcCACAACCAGCTGGTGTCAGTGCTGCCGGAACCGCTGCCACTGTAACTAAACCAAAATATGCAAATGCAATTCATGCAGCATACACAATCGTTAAGGAAGAAGGTGCAGGCGCCCTTTATAGAGGTGTGTCATTGACCGCTGCAAGACAAGCTACTAATCAAGGTGCCAATTTCACCGTATACTCctatttgaaagattatttgCAAAAATATCATAATAGAGAATCTTTACCTTCATGGGAAACTTCTTGTATTGGGTTGATATCAGGTGCCATTGGtccattttcaaatgcACCCTTGGATACCATTAAGACAAGATTACAAAAGGATAAatccatttcatcaaaCTCCGCatggaagaaaatttaCATTATTGGTACTCAATTAATCAAGGAAGAAGGTTTTAGAGCTCTTTACAAAGGTATTACTCCAAGAGTCATGAGAGTTGCACCTGGTCAAGCCGTGACATTCACAGTTTACGAATTTGTAAGGAAACATTTAGAaactttgaatttcttcGGTGGTTCAGGCCCCTCGGCGAAACCtaaaactttgaaataa
- the RPL43B gene encoding 60S ribosomal protein eL43 (ancestral locus Anc_7.466): protein MAKRTKKVGITGKYGVRYGSSLRRQVKKLEVQQHARYDCSFCGKKAVKRGAAGIWTCGSCKKCVAGGAYTVSTAAAATVRSTIRRLREMVEA from the coding sequence ATGGCTAAGAGAACTAAGAAGGTCGGTATTACTGGTAAGTACGGTGTGCGTTACGGTTCCTCGCTAAGAAGACAGGTCAAGAAGTTGGAAGTGCAACAACACGCCAGATACGATTGCTCCTTCTGTGGTAAGAAGGCCGTGAAGAGAGGCGCTGCTGGTATTTGGACCTGTGGCTCCTGTAAGAAGTGTGTTGCCGGCGGTGCTTACACCGTGTCCACTGCCGCCGCCGCCACTGTGAGATCCACCATCAGAAGATTGAGAGAGATGGTGGAAGCCTAA
- the IME1 gene encoding transcription factor IME1 (ancestral locus Anc_7.465), with product MALAYNFQPSEESLASTVSNGPITVSYPPPQALHVANFSEADVPVDSDDDDDILSLSSSLNSQRYRDFLIHTQPIHLFNWKSGTDNNIVPILEQEANNLLQQETDAENTTNNNNKSRSGSLNSIFSDLLDFEFEEPFYENNNTKEQDDPTLNLKYDTYNNYIFPEEELLQYYNYKHIPSWNDCYQNASLDANKWEFCPFVENTQEFEFLKQLHMKLARYTTKPTTNYLYCNPDPNKCQLQLSLEQEYFDKVRFQEISFKFSKTYH from the coding sequence ATGGCACTAGCATACAACTTTCAACCTTCCGAAGAATCCTTGGCCTCCACCGTCTCAAATGGCCCAATAACAGTCTCTTATCCACCACCTCAGGCATTGCACGTCGCGAACTTTTCAGAAGCTGATGTGCCCGTAGACAgcgacgacgacgacgacaTACTTTCTCTATCTTCATCGTTGAACTCACAACGGTATAGAGACTTCCTCATCCATACACAACCAATACATCTATTCAATTGGAAATCGGGCACTGACAATAATATCGTCCCCATCCTGGAACAAGAGGCCAATAATTTGTTACAACAAGAAACAGACGCTGAAAAcacaacaaacaataacaataaatCAAGATCCGGTTCTTTAAATTCCATCTTTTCTGACCTGCTGGATTTCGAATTCGAAGAACCTTTCTACGAGAACAACAACACGAAGGAGCAGGACGACCCTACTCTTAACCTCAAATACGATACCTACAACAATTACATCTTCCCCGAGGAGGAACTCTTGCAATACTATAATTACAAACATATCCCCAGTTGGAATGACTGCTATCAGAATGCATCCTTGGATGCGAATAAATGGGAATTTTGTCCCTTCGTGGAAAACACCCAGGAATTCGAATTCTTGAAACAACTACATATGAAATTAGCAAGGTATACCACGAAACCCACAACCAATTATCTTTATTGCAATCCAGATCCAAATAAATGTCAATTGCAACTCTCCTTGGAACAGGAATATTTCGATAAAGTTAGGTTCCAGGAGATATCGTTCAAGTTCAGCAAGACTTACCATTAA
- the FIP1 gene encoding cleavage polyadenylation factor subunit FIP1 (ancestral locus Anc_7.464) — protein sequence MSSSEDEDDKFLYGSDTEEAPSSNKRSLDTIDEQTKRRKVDTPQQPTATIESDEYDSESDDESDVEFILSTGPDIHRLDSNSTLVASSTTPVSTIQPVVNAISVATDELAKDDETQTPMTKETTTATNGYSINNDETATLTSDSLKNNNTMLGSIDLDKDGLFEGESITNIDPEVLREKPWRQPGANLSDYFNYGFNEYTWTEYLNRQEKLRADYNPRRILMGLMTLQQQGRLDPQPKQNQTNQNIPSMASPMPNTNQPQMNMNMNYQSIPNNMMNNQNKPNNAAPPMLPAGFPPAPFGMFGGFGFPPPPFMAQQPNLNPNQNSNPNPNQSPNSIPMLPNKK from the coding sequence atgagCTCCAGTGAAGACGAAGATGACAAATTTCTATACGGTTCCGATACAGAAGAGGCACCATCCTCAAATAAGAGAAGTCTAGATACAATTGACGAGCAAACCAAACGAAGAAAAGTAGACACACCGCAACAGCCCACAGCGACCATAGAATCAGACGAATATGATTCGGAATCAGACGATGAATCCGACGTAGaatttattctttcaacGGGGCCGGATATTCATAGGTTGGATTCAAATAGCACCCTCGTGGCATCAAGTACGACACCCGTCAGTACCATACAACCCGTTGTTAATGCAATTAGTGTGGCTACGGATGAACTCGCAAAAGATGATGAGACTCAAACGCCCATGACAAAGGAAACAACAACGGCAACTAATGGTTACTCtataaataatgatgaaactgCCACGTTGACCTCCgattcattgaagaataataatacaatgTTGGGGTCCATCGATTTGGATAAAGATGGATTGTTTGAAGGTGAATCCATAACAAATATCGACCCAGAAGTGTTAAGAGAGAAACCTTGGAGACAACCGGGAGCTAATTTATCTgattattttaattatGGGTTCAATGAATACACATGGACGGAATATCTAAATAGGCAAGAAAAATTGAGAGCTGATTATAACCCAAGAAGGATATTGATGGGGTTGATGACATTGCAACAGCAAGGTAGATTGGACCCTCAACCTAAACAAAATCAAACAAACCAGAATATACCAAGCATGGCTTCTCCAATGCCAAACACAAATCAACCCCAaatgaatatgaatatGAATTATCAAAGCATACCGAATAATATGATGAACAACCAAAATAAACCCAATAATGCAGCTCCTCCAATGCTACCTGCAGGTTTCCCACCTGCCCCATTTGGTATGTTTGGAGGATTCGGGTttccaccaccaccattcATGGCACAGCAACCAAATCTAAATCCAAaccaaaattcaaatccaaatccAAACCAAAGTCCAAACTCAATACCAATGTTGCCAAACAAGAAATAG
- the BUD4 gene encoding Bud4p (ancestral locus Anc_7.463), which yields MTEELDADITVNALLKEIDHEMQVTKEYNKHSSSTPEETLSILFEESLEEIECANASLDNSEKVELGSPVKLQKQPTVKSFTSLRSPGKFKEMVNDAYELESPYPDSNVSPSKDVVFSLKGTKPLLSYSASTDKMYTVKINPLAEDMENDDSPLELTQTSPQVRHSPSKIPITNIISINKFTEQLKVEASFSHSEQEDNDTENDTSNENLLKTIRYETERDASSGSFEEPQHLHLLESIEKSFENDGVLMRNKLNQTILNTTFNEPAPTSPNPSVSPSLSAMVDDLDISSNLSRFPMDTEPKNFSSAFKLHEDNVLQLIPASTYSQDTSVDDVEYNSGPEFTNDLVHTVSIESTSNENEEELLEQAYYEEKKCNQQGNPLLEENDCKKKEQAQPEDVTQTIDLQPIVTPMVTPKLPELPKMESMFQEDPFADPDTSGDSSLPPFPYNHRENAARMQQPRSYLNIWHNQESITSSIVSTSSPTISYASNFSHDSELTNPTTVASISLQTLSMPSMSKFKFKPKLHTRPRVILDPMRRNTIKSKKIQDNVIHSRDLKSESYKEDTNNDAIDLSNVGEFGNFLNFFDSELQENLVSNDINNSNIERDYIKFKVWDDEIYENGHLMDLDINKSMSRDIIEDLLERNNDEPDLHSENNETMELGLGILRTPNKHVSINNAQSIHGYEPSISDTESVITSLLIENLEPKVSTPNLNAPAKRDSHISSPFKVLPKKVKKEEEAKKEESLLSVQEAPVQNVPIKKVAFANVAEKSSDKKVTNMDRGVLYIKVKQIADLKLQAISHHKATYCIEFDNGKNVTRTEWEKFPSGGVLKIDKEFEVPIKAESDDGFLQKIEIILKCRYIKPENELVEIKERVPIAKMFPFGKVKYVTQTRFIQRPSKIDNWEYLFAEDGSFGRTSFTIDDNFLNQYQFIENSNQFDLTNKWARIPSATNASKTSVMKGMYELPRRSPFKVANIEISFCYLKRESELERFPKSLKYAHTILDNYKAQQDIHMEGFLFQDGGDLNGMIQKRYFKLNGNELIGYHEISNEPKISINLLKVSKIVGQEDMLNDVSVNNEKRIMSNFVLMGECFQLVFDNDEVITFDVEGSKEVRDEWYQKINRVIDLNSFHQPWVKKFTETMKINNIDF from the coding sequence atgacTGAGGAATTGGACGCAGACATCACAGTCAATGCACTGCTGAAAGAAATTGATCACGAAATGCAGGTAACAAAGGAATATAATAAACATTCAAGCTCTACACCTGAGGAGACTCTTAGTATACTATTCGAGGAAAGTTTAGAGGAAATTGAATGTGCGAATGCATCTTTGGACAATTCTGAAAAAGTCGAGCTTGGTTCTCCTGTAAAATTGCAAAAACAACCCACAGTAAAATCATTTACCAGTTTAAGAAGTCCAggtaaattcaaagaaatggTTAACGACGCATATGAATTGGAAAGCCCATATCCAGACTCTAACGTCTCGCCTTCTAAAGATGTGGTATTTAGTTTGAAGGGCACCAAGCCGTTGTTATCCTACTCCGCTTCCACTGATAAAATGTACACGGTTAAAATAAATCCCTTGGCTGAAGATATGGAAAACGATGATTCCCCCCTCGAATTGACGCAAACTTCTCCACAAGTTCGCCATTCTCCTTCCAAAATACCTATAACAAATATTATATCCATTAACAAGTTTACAGAACAATTGAAGGTGGAGGCTTCATTTTCTCATTCTGAGCAAGAGGATAACGATACTGAGAATGACACAAGTAAcgaaaatttattaaagacCATAAGGTATGAAACAGAAAGAGACGCATCTTCTGGAAGTTTTGAAGAACCACAGCATCtccatcttcttgaatCTATAGAGaaatcatttgaaaatgatggTGTCCTTATgagaaacaaattaaatcaGACTATTTTGAACACTACATTTAATGAACCAGCTCCAACGTCACCAAATCCAAGCGTATCACCATCTTTATCGGCCATGGTTGACGATCTTGACATATCAAGCAATTTGTCCAGATTCCCAATGGATACGGAACCAAAGAACTTCAGTTCAGCTTTCAAACTACATGAGGATAATGTGTTACAATTGATTCCGGCATCGACATATTCCCAAGATACGAGTGTTGACGATGTTGAATATAATAGTGGACCTGAATTTACAAATGATTTGGTCCATACAGTAAGTATCGAATCTACttctaatgaaaatgaagaggaGCTACTTGAACAGGCATattatgaagaaaaaaaatgtaatCAACAAGGCAATCCATtacttgaagaaaatgattgCAAGAAAAAAGAGCAAGCACAGCCTGAAGATGTAACCCAAACAATTGATCTTCAACCCATCGTCACACCAATGGTTACTCCCAAGTTACCAGAATTACCAAAAATGGAAAGTATGTTTCAAGAGGATCCTTTTGCAGATCCAGATACTTCAGGTGACTCATCCTTACCACCATTCCCTTATAACCATAGGGAAAATGCGGCAAGGATGCAACAACCAAGAtcatatttgaatatatggCATAACCAAGAATCTATAACAAGCTCCATAGTATCTACATCTTCTCCCACAATTAGTTACGCATCCAACTTTTCACATGACTCAGAACTTACAAATCCAACTACAGTGGCTAGCATAAGTCTACAAACCCTCTCTATGCCAAGCATGagtaaattcaaatttaaaccCAAATTGCATACAAGACCAAGAGTCATTTTGGATCCTATGAGGCGAAATACGATTAAATCGAAAAAGATTCAAGATAATGTAATTCATTCCAGAGATTTGAAATCGGAAAGTTACAAAGAAGatactaataatgatgCCATTGACTTATCAAATGTTGGAGAATTTGGGaactttttaaatttttttgataGTGAGCTTCAAGAAAACTTGGTGTCAAATGATATAAACAACAGTAACATTGAACGAGATTATATTAAGTTTAAAGTCTGGGATGACGAAATTTATGAAAATGGACATCTCATGGATTTGGacataaataaatcaatgTCGAGGGacattattgaagatttgTTAGAACGCAATAATGACGAGCCAGATTTACATTCTGAAAACAATGAAACGATGGAACTGGGTTTAGGTATTTTAAGAACCCCAAATAAACATGTTTCAATTAACAATGCGCAAAGTATTCATGGTTATGAGCCTAGTATAAGCGATACCGAATCAGTTATTACCAGTTTACTGATTGAGAATCTTGAACCGAAAGTGTCAACTCCAAATTTGAATGCACCAGCAAAAAGAGATTCGCACATTAGCAGCCCATTCAAAGTGTTACCGAAAAAGGTcaagaaggaagaagaagccaaaaaagaagaatcaCTTTTGAGTGTACAAGAAGCACCTGTTCAAAATGTTCCTATCAAGAAAGTAGCATTTGCAAACGTTGCTGAAAAATCTTCAGACAAGAAAGTTACTAACATGGATCGAGGTGTTTTGTATATCAAAGTGAAGCAAATAGCTGATTTAAAACTTCAAGCAATTAGCCATCATAAAGCGACATATTgcattgaatttgataatggTAAAAATGTCACTAGGACGGAATGGGAGAAATTTCCATCCGGAGGTGTTTTGAAGATTGacaaagaatttgaagtgCCCATCAAAGCAGAGTCAGATGATGGATTTTTGCAAAAGATTGagattattttgaaatgcCGTTATATTAAGCCTGAGAATGAATTAGTGGAAATTAAGGAGAGAGTTCCCATTGCAAAGATGTTTCCATTTGGGAAAGTAAAATATGTTACTCAAACAAGATTCATTCAAAGACCTTccaaaattgataattggGAGTATCTTTTTGCGGAAGATGGATCCTTTGGTAGGACCTCATTTACAATAGACGACAATTTTTTGAACCAATatcaatttattgaaaattcgAACCAATTTGACTTGACAAATAAATGGGCTAGAATACCGAGTGCAACCAATGCTAGCAAGACAAGTGTTATGAAGGGTATGTACGAATTACCAAGAAGATCACCTTTCAAAGTGGctaatattgaaatatcattctgttatttgaaaagagagTCTGAGCTGGAAAGATTTCCCAAGAGTTTGAAGTATGCTCATACTATTCTTGATAATTATAAAGCCCAACAAGATATTCACATGGAAGGCTTCTTATTCCAAGACGGTGGTGATTTGAATGGGATGATTCAAAAGAggtatttcaaattgaacGGGAATGAATTGATTGGATATCATGAAATTAGCAATGAACCCAAGATTTCCATTAATCTTTTGAAAGTGAGCAAGATAGTTGGACAAGAAGATATGCTTAACGATGTGAGTGTAAACAATGAGAAAAGAATCATGTCCAACTTTGTATTAATGGGTGAATGTTTCCAATTGGTATTCGATAATGACGAAGTGATAACTTTTGATGTTGAAGGTTCTAAGGAAGTGAGAGATGAATGGTATCAAAAAATCAATAGAGttattgatttgaattctttTCATCAACCTTGggtgaagaaatttacTGAAACcatgaaaataaataacattgatttttga
- the JSN1 gene encoding Jsn1p (ancestral locus Anc_7.462), with protein MEEKRTPSANNGLLHNIPEVIDPGITIPIYDDDELDTQQTQKLGSYRARAGKFSNTLSNLLPSISAKLHHSKKNGTVHGKNGEFSPTNSSSGSTVDLKAQQVSPLKPMKNFTATTTGNLSDLTPPQENGKLVHFPDTTNYMLNPPRSSNDSFQFNRSRNNTVSSQITSLSSLQPNTQTNANNLWTSVSNPPEAMQQQQMLQQFNSNNNPNILGMSNLNTITPVPSYYEPSLSQQKSETLNNTLTVPSSNVWGNNRQRSHSNTSSLYVDAQFYDQEARSRATSSYTISQQPLSQEFPSVGDEVDPRAINWVSMETTVPTINQINNLLPTNTITISNVFPLQQQQPQLNNTINLTSTSLATLCSKYGEVISSRTFKGLNIALVEFANVESAMRAKQDLQGKDVSVIGTPSNVSFAKILPMHHFNQQQQQLQQSRTADQSQQPQPLLQEQLYNGSVTFQQQGNVSVPVFKQYSQYQQPFVNVSNSTGNTYSYPTHATSHGGSSSNGGTATTATNEKEQCPFPLPPPKLSTQKSKLEDIIHSFDTKADRLQLEALINNGINYKGTNDTMNFGPLPEPLTSKDFDAPKLRELRKNIDANTVSDLELEQLALCMLDELPELSSDYLGNTIVQKLFEKSSDIVKDIMLRKTSKYLTSMGVHKNGTWACQKMITMAKTPRQIKLVSEGVNDYCTPLFNDQFGNYVIQCVLKFGFPWNDFIFQSIISNFWIVVQNRYGARAVRACLEAHDIVTTEQTLVLSAMIVCYSEYLASNNNGTLLLTWFLDTCVLPNRHSILAKRLLPNIVDLCRHRLASLTVLKILNYRGDDEARKILFEEIFGKLDSKEPPKVLTQILTDANYGPTFIYKILSMPLLEDEIRSHVIKQVRKILMEHGLSQQQHRRLMEEVGLAPTSASMQQGGGGSGSHRKSSLSHLGVYNPADANPSHMRGMSVSSVRSNGSRHNTQVPIPQGAIQQQQSQQQPVPIPSIVQQPMNNASTNSINAGYYNYPGMFPGSFGPPTGMNGAYPMNTDDLSSQFDMLALNNGTHLSLPQLSVTNQNNNTTNLLNKTNSATYRS; from the coding sequence ATGGAAGAGAAAAGAACTCCTAGTGCTAACAATGGCCTCCTACATAATATTCCTGAGGTGATAGACCCAGGTATTACCATTCCTATTTACGACGACGACGAATTAGACACACAACAAACTCAAAAATTGGGCTCATATCGAGCTCGTGCAGGTAAGTTCTCCAACACATTAAGTAATTTATTGCCCTCCATTAGTGCTAAGTTGCATcattccaagaaaaatggAACAGTACATGGTAAAAATGGGGAATTTTCACCAACAAACAGCAGTTCCGGGTCCACGGTAGATTTGAAAGCTCAACAAGTAAGTCCTTTGAAaccaatgaaaaatttcactGCCACTACTACTGGAAACTTATCAGATTTGACGCCTCCACAAGAAAATGGGAAGTTAGTTCATTTTCCCGATACAACTAATTACATGTTGAACCCACCCAGGTCTTCTAATGATtcatttcaatttaatagGTCCAGAAACAATACCGTTTCATCTCAAATtacatcattatcatcattacaACCAAATACACAAACAAATGCAAATAATTTATGGACTTCTGTTTCCAATCCTCCAGAGGCCAtgcagcaacaacaaatgcttcaacaatttaatagtaataacaatccaaatattttggGCATGTCGAACCTGAATACAATTACCCCCGTGCCTAGTTATTATGAGCCATCCCTATCACAACAAAAATCAGAAACATTGAATAATACTTTAACCGTCCCATCTTCCAATGTTTGGGGTAATAATAGACAAAGATCACATTCAAATACATCCAGTTTATACGTGGACGCACAATTTTACGATCAAGAAGCAAGATCCAGAGCAACTTCCAGTTATACTATTTCACAACAACCATTAAGTCAAGAATTTCCTTCCGTGGGCGATGAAGTTGACCCAAGAGCCATTAATTGGGTCTCAATGGAGACTACCGTGCCAACCataaatcaaataaataacCTATTGCCAACTAATACAATCACGATTTCCAACGTTTTCCCActgcaacaacaacaaccacaaTTAAATAACACTATCAATTTAACAAGTACCTCATTGGCTACATTATGCTCCAAATATGGTGAGGTTATCTCATCACGAACTTTTAAAGGATTGAATATTGCTCTTGTAGAATTTGCAAACGTGGAAAGTGCAATGCGTGCTAAGCAAGATTTGCAAGGTAAAGACGTTTCGGTCATTGGAACCCCAAGTAACGTTTCATTTGCTAAGATATTACCCATGCATCATTTTAAccagcagcaacagcaatTACAACAATCAAGAACGGCCGATCAATCACAACAACCCCAACCTTTattacaagaacaattatACAATGGGTCCGTCACGTTCCAGCAACAAGGGAATGTATCTGTCCCTGTATTTAAACAATATTCTCAATACCAACAACCTTTTGTCAATGTATCTAATTCTACTGGGAACACTTATTCCTATCCAACTCATGCAACGTCGCATGGAGGAAGTTCATCTAATGGCGGAACTGCAACCACTGCAACAAATGAAAAGGAGCAATGTCCATTCCCATTACCACCTCCCAAATTATCCACTcagaaatcaaaattagaggatattattcattcatttgatACCAAGGCAGATAGACTCCAGCTTGAAgcattaattaataatggtaTTAACTATAAGGGGACAAATGATACAATGAATTTTGGACCTTTACCAGAACCATTAACCTCTAAGGATTTTGATGCTCCCAAGTTAAGAGAattaagaaaaaatattgatgcCAATACTGTCTCGGATTTAGAATTGGAACAATTAGCATTGTGTATGCTTGATGAATTACCTGAATTAAGTTCCGATTATCTTGGTAACACCATTgttcaaaaattatttgaaaaatcctCTGATATTGTGAAAGATATAATGTTAAGGAAAACAAGTAAATATCTAACATCAATGGGGGTTCATAAGAATGGTACATGGGCATGTCAGAAGATGATCACTATGGCAAAGACACCAAGACAAATTAAGTTAGTCTCGGAAGGTGTTAACGATTACTGCACGCCTTTGTTTAATGATCAATTTGGTAATTATGTCATTCAATGTGTTTTAAAATTTGGATTCCCCTGGAATGattttatatttcaaagtatCATTTCTAATTTCTGGATCGTTGTGCAAAATAGATACGGGGCACGTGCTGTAAGAGCCTGTCTTGAGGCACACGATATAGTGACCACCGAACAAACATTGGTCCTAAGTGCAATGATTGTTTGTTATTCAGAGTATTTGGcaagtaataataatggaacTTTATTATTGACGTGGTTCTTAGACACTTGTGTATTACCAAATAGACACTCCATTTTGGCTAAGCGTTTATTGCCCAATATAGTTGATCTTTGTCGTCATAGATTGGCTTCATTGACCGTTCTCAAGATTCTAAATTATAGAGGGGATGATGAGGCAAGAAAGAtcttatttgaagaaatatttggtaAACTGGATTCTAAGGAACCTCCAAAGGTTTTAACACAAATTCTTACAGATGCGAATTATGGTCCCACCTTTATTTATAAGATTCTTTCCATGCCATTACTAGAAGATGAAATCAGATCCCATGTGATAAAACAGGTAAGAAAAATCTTGATGGAACATGGTTTAAgccaacaacaacatcgCAGATTAATGGAAGAAGTTGGATTGGCACCAACGAGTGCCTCAATGCAACaaggtggtggtggtagtGGAAGTCATCGTAAAAGCAGTCTTTCCCATCTAGGCGTCTACAATCCGGCAGATGCGAACCCCAGTCATATGAGAGGGATGTCAGTGTCGAGTGTAAGGAGTAATGGTTCTAGGCACAACACTCAAGTTCCAATTCCCCAGGGAGCAattcaacaacagcaatCTCAACAACAGCCTGTTCCTATTCCAAGTATAGTCCAACAACCAATGAACAATGCATCAACTAATAGTATAAATGCTGGATATTACAATTACCCTGGAATGTTTCCTGGAAGCTTTGGTCCTCCTACAGGTATGAATGGTGCTTACCCGATGAACACGGACGATTTAAGTTCACAGTTCGATATGTTGGCATTAAACAATGGGACCCATTTATCGCTACCGCAACTAAGTGTCACAAACCAAAATAACAACACAACCAATCTTTTGAATAAGACTAACAGTGCGACGTACAGATCCTAA